The candidate division WOR-3 bacterium genome includes a window with the following:
- a CDS encoding ABC transporter permease: protein MSAIKLALRNLRGAGVRTWLNGFALSLAFVAIIFGQGLLEGVNRQAERASIDFEFGGGQFWCEGFDPYDPLTFENAHRVLPETIAHLVESGQAVAILVVPGTVFVQGRMVPVLLKGISTPQTVLKIPTQVLADSTGDLPVLLGAQMAKKLNVNVDDYLTLQWRDKEGAFDAREARVAGIMQTSVGTIDQGQVWLPLKQLELLTGLERQATVVVLKPGVKPPPVAEGWKFYTTEFLLSDLRQMIKTKTVGQSIMFIVLFLLALLAIFDTQVFSIFRRRREIGTLIALGMTRGAVIAMFTFEGAVYGVLAALLGAIYGTPLFLYLSAYGLAMPGGNQWGFALEERMYPAWTAGLILGTTILVLITATFVSYLPTRRILKLKPTDALRGKWV from the coding sequence GTGAGTGCGATCAAACTGGCACTGCGCAACCTGCGCGGGGCAGGAGTTAGAACCTGGCTTAATGGTTTTGCCCTGTCCCTGGCGTTTGTTGCGATTATCTTTGGTCAGGGGCTATTAGAAGGGGTTAACCGTCAGGCAGAGAGGGCGTCAATCGATTTTGAGTTCGGGGGCGGTCAGTTCTGGTGTGAAGGTTTTGACCCATACGACCCGCTCACATTTGAGAATGCGCACCGGGTGTTGCCGGAAACGATTGCCCATCTGGTTGAATCAGGGCAGGCGGTGGCGATTCTTGTTGTTCCCGGGACGGTTTTTGTTCAGGGAAGGATGGTGCCGGTACTGCTTAAAGGGATTTCCACGCCGCAGACCGTTTTGAAGATTCCCACACAAGTACTCGCTGACTCAACTGGTGATTTACCGGTTTTGTTAGGGGCGCAGATGGCAAAGAAGTTAAATGTCAATGTTGATGATTATTTGACGCTGCAGTGGCGGGATAAAGAGGGCGCATTTGATGCCCGTGAGGCTCGGGTTGCGGGAATAATGCAGACAAGTGTCGGCACAATTGACCAGGGTCAGGTGTGGTTGCCCTTAAAGCAGCTTGAGTTGCTAACCGGGCTGGAAAGGCAGGCAACAGTCGTGGTTCTTAAACCCGGTGTTAAACCACCGCCGGTGGCGGAAGGCTGGAAGTTTTATACGACCGAATTTCTCCTGTCTGACCTGCGGCAGATGATAAAGACGAAGACCGTGGGGCAGTCAATTATGTTTATTGTACTATTTCTTTTGGCACTCTTGGCGATATTTGACACCCAGGTGTTTTCCATTTTCCGCCGGCGCCGGGAGATTGGTACGCTCATCGCGCTGGGAATGACGCGCGGTGCGGTGATTGCGATGTTCACCTTTGAGGGTGCGGTGTACGGGGTGCTGGCAGCGCTTTTGGGTGCGATTTACGGTACGCCACTGTTCCTTTATCTAAGTGCTTATGGGCTGGCAATGCCGGGCGGAAATCAGTGGGGGTTTGCGCTGGAAGAGCGAATGTATCCGGCATGGACCGCGGGTTTGATTCTCGGTACAACCATTCTCGTATTGATTACGGCGACATTTGTGTCGTATCTGCCAACCCGGCGCATCTTGAAACTGAAGCCAACCGATGCTCTCCGGGGAAAATGGGTATGA
- a CDS encoding ABC transporter ATP-binding protein: MNDSRVIVETINLVKRYPMGRQELVALKGVSLKFCRGEFSGVIGPSGSGKTTLLNIIGTLDAPSAGSVLVLNERVESLSPQRAAELRSRHIGFIFQTFNLLPVYTVYENVEFPLLLLKIPAKERRKKVMAALEWVGLADRANSKPSQLSGGECQRVAIARAVVKEPELILADEPTANLDAENSHHILTTMVKLNQELGTTFIFSTHDDKVIKFLRRRIKLVDGAVVADEEVKG; encoded by the coding sequence ATGAACGACAGCCGAGTTATTGTTGAAACGATTAACCTTGTAAAGCGTTACCCGATGGGACGACAGGAACTGGTGGCGCTCAAAGGGGTAAGTTTAAAGTTTTGCCGCGGAGAGTTCAGTGGCGTTATCGGTCCTTCCGGTTCGGGCAAAACCACTCTGCTTAATATCATTGGAACCCTGGATGCGCCCAGTGCCGGTTCAGTTCTGGTGCTGAATGAACGGGTGGAGTCGCTTTCCCCACAGCGGGCAGCAGAACTGCGCAGCCGGCATATTGGCTTTATCTTTCAGACCTTCAATTTGCTGCCGGTTTATACCGTTTACGAAAATGTTGAGTTCCCGCTTTTGCTCTTAAAGATACCGGCAAAAGAACGAAGAAAAAAGGTGATGGCGGCGCTGGAATGGGTTGGGCTGGCAGACCGTGCAAACTCCAAACCGTCCCAGTTGTCCGGCGGTGAATGTCAAAGGGTGGCAATTGCCCGGGCGGTGGTAAAAGAGCCCGAACTTATCCTTGCCGATGAGCCAACCGCCAACCTTGATGCCGAGAACTCCCATCATATTCTCACCACAATGGTAAAACTCAACCAGGAACTGGGTACCACATTTATCTTTTCTACCCACGACGATAAGGTAATTAAGTTTTTGCGGCGCCGCATTAAACTGGTGGACGGTGCGGTGGTGGCAGATGAGGAGGTCAAAGGGTGA
- a CDS encoding DUF1425 domain-containing protein, which yields MKSFWAVAGGLMLILACSTTINSLWINRETESRRWVINNPVLASDIRVLDVKEEESGGALIVNVLLKNGWHMPIGGKVKMLFYDQNGVQLDDPWGWHQINLESNQEQWVKFVAPKPADQISKMKLMIRGINRYSSSG from the coding sequence ATGAAAAGTTTCTGGGCTGTGGCAGGCGGTTTGATGCTTATCCTCGCCTGTTCAACAACGATTAACTCATTATGGATAAACCGGGAGACCGAAAGCCGGCGCTGGGTAATCAACAACCCGGTTCTGGCGTCAGACATCCGGGTGCTGGATGTGAAAGAAGAAGAGAGTGGCGGGGCATTGATTGTCAATGTTCTGTTGAAGAATGGCTGGCATATGCCAATCGGCGGTAAGGTCAAGATGCTTTTTTACGACCAGAATGGCGTGCAACTTGATGACCCCTGGGGCTGGCATCAAATAAACCTTGAGTCCAATCAGGAGCAGTGGGTGAAGTTTGTGGCACCGAAGCCTGCGGACCAGATTTCCAAGATGAAACTGATGATTCGGGGAATCAACCGCTACTCCTCTTCCGGCTAA
- the lpoB gene encoding penicillin-binding protein activator LpoB translates to MKRLAFLAPVLLFFACATSHYVRPDEVTEWDYTYSDTDMKLLAEKMVQSLAEFNLPAQSDTGKPVLAFLAIGNRTSQHIDTEGIAEKIMVALVKLGKFRIVDRELLKQQAKEIALQETQRIDVEGAVKLGNLIGADYFLTGDVMSIEKTKGATTLAYYKLTMRLVNVRTSEIVWADEQELKKKSTKSWYE, encoded by the coding sequence ATGAAACGGCTGGCTTTTCTGGCGCCGGTGCTTTTATTCTTTGCCTGCGCCACATCCCATTATGTCCGTCCCGATGAGGTAACCGAATGGGACTACACTTATAGCGATACCGATATGAAACTTCTTGCCGAAAAGATGGTGCAGTCACTTGCCGAGTTCAACCTGCCGGCACAGTCCGACACCGGCAAACCGGTACTGGCTTTTCTTGCCATTGGCAACCGGACCTCCCAGCACATCGACACCGAAGGGATTGCGGAGAAGATTATGGTGGCGCTGGTAAAACTGGGCAAGTTCCGGATTGTTGACCGGGAACTGTTGAAACAGCAGGCAAAGGAGATTGCGCTCCAGGAGACGCAGCGGATTGATGTTGAGGGTGCGGTGAAACTGGGAAACCTCATTGGTGCCGACTACTTTCTTACCGGGGATGTGATGAGCATTGAGAAGACCAAGGGCGCTACAACGCTCGCCTATTACAAACTGACGATGCGGCTGGTTAATGTCCGGACTTCAGAAATCGTGTGGGCGGATGAGCAGGAACTGAAGAAGAAGAGCACCAAGTCCTGGTACGAGTAA
- a CDS encoding metallophosphoesterase yields MSRMRLFFGFLLLVIFGCEADLKEAFFHPDVEKRAKESFALPTPAPVLVGDTFEFAVFGDVHIGKAAGCYLERFQHDVDSLGIDFFCVLGDITEYGAGVEYDSARTVLAAIAPFYATIGNHDLYSSSGWADFKQTFGPATYAVQIGTRLKLIFFDTAEGEVGKTQFDWLEGILADTNKIKLVFTHFPIYDGTLPGPFRLASNSERAKLMSLLVKNRVYAYCCGHIHGWRQNSINGVQHLIAGTMSRELDFGSPGYLLFAVRGDSISWRFVSFTR; encoded by the coding sequence ATGAGTAGAATGCGTCTATTTTTCGGGTTCCTTTTGCTGGTTATTTTCGGGTGTGAGGCGGACCTGAAGGAGGCATTTTTCCATCCCGATGTGGAAAAGAGGGCAAAAGAAAGTTTTGCTCTTCCTACGCCGGCACCGGTTCTGGTTGGCGACACATTTGAGTTTGCGGTGTTTGGAGATGTCCACATCGGAAAAGCGGCTGGATGTTATCTGGAACGGTTCCAGCACGATGTGGATTCGCTGGGGATTGATTTCTTTTGCGTTTTAGGTGATATCACCGAGTACGGGGCGGGAGTGGAGTATGACTCAGCCCGAACAGTGCTGGCAGCAATCGCCCCGTTTTATGCGACGATTGGAAATCACGACCTTTACTCTTCCTCCGGTTGGGCAGATTTTAAACAGACCTTTGGACCGGCGACTTATGCGGTGCAGATTGGCACGAGGCTGAAACTAATTTTCTTTGATACCGCAGAGGGTGAGGTGGGCAAGACCCAGTTTGACTGGCTGGAAGGCATTCTTGCCGATACAAACAAAATAAAACTGGTTTTCACTCACTTTCCCATTTACGATGGTACACTACCCGGACCGTTTCGGCTTGCCTCTAATTCCGAGCGGGCGAAGTTGATGAGTTTACTTGTTAAAAATCGGGTTTATGCCTACTGTTGTGGTCATATTCACGGCTGGCGGCAAAACTCAATCAACGGCGTCCAACACCTGATTGCGGGCACGATGTCGCGAGAGTTAGACTTTGGTTCCCCGGGTTACCTTCTGTTTGCGGTAAGGGGAGATTCAATCTCCTGGCGGTTTGTGTCTTTTACCCGATAA
- a CDS encoding Rrf2 family transcriptional regulator, with protein MAELFNIPEAARLGLHAALILAHRPRERWTINRLAQTLGLSAAHLAKVLAQLEKTGLVKGKTGPAGGYRLARPAKEISLLAVYQAVVGTVEVNHCPFAIPICSGGCPVGNFLLKTNRQLVRYLKTTSLAEVKINLEGK; from the coding sequence ATGGCAGAATTATTTAACATCCCCGAAGCAGCCCGCCTCGGACTGCATGCCGCATTAATCCTTGCCCATCGTCCTCGGGAACGCTGGACAATCAACCGCCTTGCCCAAACCCTTGGTCTCTCTGCTGCCCATCTGGCAAAAGTACTGGCGCAACTGGAAAAAACCGGCTTGGTCAAAGGCAAAACCGGACCAGCGGGCGGTTATCGTCTGGCGCGACCGGCAAAGGAAATAAGCCTGCTCGCGGTCTATCAGGCGGTTGTTGGCACAGTCGAAGTCAACCACTGTCCTTTTGCCATCCCGATATGCAGCGGTGGCTGCCCGGTGGGAAATTTCCTTTTAAAAACCAACCGGCAACTGGTCCGGTACTTAAAGACGACCAGTTTAGCCGAAGTCAAAATAAACCTGGAGGGTAAATGA
- a CDS encoding 4Fe-4S binding protein, with product MKKTRKIIHIDEEKCTGCGLCIPNCPEGALQVIDGKARLISDLFCDGLGACVGTCPEGALTIEERPAEPYDERKVMENIVRAGANTIRAHLQHLKEHGAQKFYEEALAYLKEHNIPTPDEKPALACGCPGTQVRRLTPKGNPTPDTTRPESQLTTWPIQLTLVPVHAPYFNNAHLLLAADCTGFTSTAFHRDFLAGKVLLIACPKLDDAQFYLEKLTNIFQENNILSVTCLHMEVPCCYGLVQIARQALAASGKNIPFKEITLSIDGNIKEEK from the coding sequence ATGAAAAAAACAAGAAAGATTATCCATATTGACGAGGAAAAATGCACGGGCTGTGGTCTCTGTATCCCCAACTGCCCAGAAGGGGCGCTGCAGGTGATTGACGGTAAGGCTCGATTGATCTCAGACCTGTTCTGTGATGGTCTGGGTGCCTGCGTCGGTACCTGTCCCGAAGGCGCGCTCACGATTGAAGAACGGCCGGCTGAACCCTATGACGAGCGCAAGGTGATGGAAAATATCGTGCGCGCCGGTGCCAATACCATCCGCGCCCATCTCCAGCATTTAAAGGAGCACGGTGCCCAGAAATTTTACGAGGAGGCGCTCGCCTATTTGAAGGAACACAACATCCCGACACCAGACGAAAAACCGGCGCTTGCCTGTGGTTGCCCGGGCACTCAGGTACGCCGTTTAACACCCAAAGGAAACCCGACGCCTGATACCACTCGTCCGGAATCACAGCTCACCACCTGGCCCATTCAGTTAACCCTTGTACCGGTCCATGCTCCGTACTTTAACAACGCCCACCTCCTGCTTGCTGCTGACTGCACCGGCTTTACCAGCACCGCATTTCATCGCGACTTCCTTGCCGGTAAGGTCCTGCTCATCGCCTGTCCCAAACTGGACGATGCCCAGTTCTATTTAGAAAAATTGACAAACATCTTCCAGGAGAATAACATCCTTTCGGTAACCTGTTTGCACATGGAGGTACCCTGCTGTTATGGTCTGGTGCAAATTGCCCGTCAGGCGCTTGCTGCCAGCGGGAAAAACATCCCGTTTAAGGAAATCACCCTAAGTATTGATGGTAATATCAAGGAGGAGAAATGA
- the hcp gene encoding hydroxylamine reductase: MFCYQCEQTKGGTGCTTQGVCGKDATTATLQDLLIYATEGIAQFAHRARRLGFTDREINLFTVEALFSTITNVDFDPERLKGLLFRAADLKTRAQRLYLDACRTKGVQPETLAGPATWTPAPDIDGLVAQGKKVGILSRHERFGDEQADLMDLILFGLKGAAAYADHAAILGKEDDRLYARFHELLDYLTRDQFDTQELLNNALAVGALNLSVTELLDLANTSAYGEPVPTRVRITPVRGKAICVSGHDLGDLAALLEQTKDKNINIYTHGEMLPAHGYPKLKAHKHLVGNYGSAWQNQQKEFPLFPGAILMTTNCLQRPQESYKDRIFTSGLVAWPGVRHVTREDFSPVIEAALAQPGFVTEGAEHYITVGFGRNTLLSKVDEITELIQSQRLRHIFLIGGCDGAKPGRNYYTQFAQQVPNDCLILTLACGKYRFNKLEFGTIEGLPRLWDVGQCNDSYSAIQFIVALSKSLGVNPNELPLSLILSWYEQKAVAVLLTLLYLGIKNIRLGPSLPAFLTPGIVQILVDKFNLTPIATPEEDLKAILD; the protein is encoded by the coding sequence ATGTTCTGTTATCAGTGTGAACAAACCAAAGGCGGTACCGGCTGCACAACTCAGGGGGTCTGCGGCAAAGACGCCACAACCGCGACTTTGCAGGACCTGTTAATCTACGCGACCGAAGGCATCGCCCAGTTTGCCCACCGTGCCCGGCGTTTGGGTTTCACGGACCGCGAAATCAACCTGTTTACGGTTGAGGCGCTCTTTTCCACCATCACCAATGTTGACTTTGACCCGGAAAGATTGAAAGGGCTTCTCTTCCGCGCCGCCGATTTAAAAACCCGGGCACAAAGACTGTACCTTGACGCCTGCCGAACTAAGGGGGTTCAACCGGAAACCCTTGCCGGACCCGCTACCTGGACTCCGGCGCCTGATATTGATGGCCTTGTCGCGCAGGGTAAAAAAGTCGGCATCCTCAGCCGGCACGAACGCTTCGGCGACGAACAAGCCGACCTGATGGACCTTATCCTCTTCGGACTAAAAGGCGCTGCCGCCTATGCTGACCATGCTGCGATTCTGGGTAAAGAAGACGACCGGCTCTACGCCCGGTTTCACGAACTACTCGACTACCTGACCCGGGACCAGTTCGACACCCAGGAACTGTTAAATAACGCATTAGCGGTTGGCGCACTCAACCTGAGCGTAACCGAACTGCTTGATTTGGCAAATACCTCAGCCTACGGCGAGCCAGTTCCAACCCGGGTTCGGATTACGCCGGTGCGGGGCAAAGCAATCTGCGTCTCGGGCCATGACCTGGGCGACCTCGCCGCCCTCCTTGAGCAGACCAAAGACAAAAATATCAACATCTACACCCATGGCGAAATGCTGCCGGCTCATGGCTATCCCAAACTTAAAGCCCATAAACACCTCGTTGGTAACTACGGCTCTGCCTGGCAGAACCAGCAAAAGGAGTTCCCGCTCTTCCCCGGTGCAATTCTGATGACCACAAACTGTCTTCAGCGACCTCAGGAGAGTTACAAAGACCGAATCTTTACCTCCGGACTCGTTGCCTGGCCCGGAGTGCGCCATGTGACCCGGGAAGACTTTTCCCCGGTGATTGAAGCGGCACTTGCCCAACCCGGATTTGTCACGGAAGGAGCCGAGCATTACATTACCGTGGGCTTTGGCCGCAACACCCTGTTAAGCAAAGTTGACGAAATAACCGAACTGATTCAATCGCAGCGCCTGCGTCACATCTTTCTGATCGGTGGCTGTGACGGTGCAAAACCGGGCAGGAACTACTACACCCAGTTCGCCCAGCAGGTTCCTAATGACTGTCTCATCTTAACCCTTGCCTGCGGTAAGTACCGGTTCAACAAACTTGAGTTCGGGACGATTGAAGGTCTGCCCCGGCTCTGGGATGTCGGTCAATGCAACGACAGTTACTCGGCAATCCAGTTTATTGTCGCCTTAAGCAAGTCGCTCGGAGTCAACCCGAACGAACTTCCACTGTCGCTAATCCTTTCCTGGTATGAACAAAAGGCGGTAGCGGTTCTTTTGACTTTGCTCTATCTCGGCATCAAAAACATCCGTCTCGGACCGTCTCTGCCCGCATTTCTCACGCCCGGGATTGTTCAGATACTCGTGGACAAATTTAATCTAACGCCGATCGCAACACCCGAAGAAGACCTGAAAGCGATTCTCGACTAA
- a CDS encoding T9SS type A sorting domain-containing protein, giving the protein MRRLFLAGAFGLAILLCTGVLAQSYRLPEWVIDEGGVEARSTSFILNGSFHQTTIGYVTGGNFIAWIGFWHPRPQWVGVHDVAAVRIVAPLGRVDTLSDITPKAELANYGTEAENFTAIFKIYMVGGVIPVYQNFKLVHLEPGESRIVDFVPTRLHGLGSHIARCSVALANDAHRENDTVSAVFKVLDRPPLPVGWSEADQIPAPPSGRGVKDGGWIAADEEAGVMYVSKGNKTADFYLYDPNASPVWRELDPWQKGAEGKNPGRGSVGCVASNGYVYATKGNNTLGFWRYSALLGWEALPDVPYGPSHRKVKDGCDMVFVEKDGLPYIYLLKGTRNEFYRYNIINGVWEELAPAPGTSKWYRGSWLVYDGENTIYAHKAKYHEFYAYDIAAGEWRQTPLVPMPIASERMLTRKRAKDGSCGTWAFGSIFALKGGNTCEFWRYVPEGDSWVEMDTIPSVGSTGSKKRVRAGGDIAFSAAGVLYALKGNKTLELWRFVPGEEIVNPAPPHRSAVMAEGGKLSSAPGLQLINSVGREQVQVRYQLGDAAQGSLELMDITGRVFATQKIAGQEGSIVLGGHGMKSGVYFVRLQTETRTLVQKVVLAP; this is encoded by the coding sequence ATGCGGCGGCTTTTTTTAGCGGGCGCGTTTGGACTGGCAATTTTGCTCTGTACCGGTGTACTGGCACAGAGTTACCGGTTGCCCGAATGGGTGATTGATGAAGGCGGGGTAGAGGCAAGAAGTACCAGTTTTATACTTAACGGCAGTTTTCACCAGACGACAATTGGATATGTGACCGGTGGCAACTTTATCGCCTGGATTGGTTTCTGGCATCCCAGACCACAATGGGTTGGCGTACACGATGTTGCCGCAGTAAGGATTGTTGCGCCGTTAGGACGGGTTGATACATTGAGCGATATTACACCGAAGGCGGAACTGGCAAACTACGGCACCGAGGCGGAAAATTTTACTGCAATATTTAAGATTTATATGGTCGGCGGGGTAATTCCAGTTTACCAGAATTTTAAACTGGTCCATCTTGAACCGGGTGAGTCGCGGATCGTGGATTTTGTCCCGACCCGGTTGCATGGTCTGGGGTCACATATCGCCCGCTGTTCGGTGGCACTGGCGAACGACGCGCATCGGGAAAACGATACCGTTTCCGCGGTCTTCAAGGTTCTGGACCGACCACCATTGCCTGTTGGCTGGTCTGAGGCAGACCAGATACCGGCACCGCCGAGCGGTAGAGGCGTTAAAGACGGTGGATGGATTGCCGCGGATGAAGAAGCGGGTGTGATGTATGTTTCAAAAGGGAATAAAACTGCAGATTTTTACCTGTACGACCCGAACGCTTCTCCGGTATGGCGCGAACTTGACCCCTGGCAGAAGGGCGCGGAGGGTAAAAATCCCGGAAGGGGTTCGGTGGGCTGCGTCGCGAGCAATGGCTATGTTTATGCGACAAAAGGCAACAATACGCTTGGATTCTGGCGTTACAGTGCTTTGCTCGGCTGGGAGGCTCTGCCCGATGTGCCTTATGGTCCGAGCCATCGAAAGGTCAAAGATGGCTGCGATATGGTGTTTGTCGAAAAGGATGGACTTCCTTACATCTACCTCCTGAAGGGGACCCGTAACGAATTTTATCGTTACAACATTATCAACGGTGTCTGGGAGGAACTGGCACCGGCACCCGGAACATCAAAGTGGTACCGCGGTTCCTGGCTGGTTTACGACGGCGAAAATACGATTTATGCCCACAAGGCAAAGTATCATGAGTTTTATGCGTATGATATCGCGGCGGGCGAGTGGCGGCAAACACCGCTGGTGCCGATGCCAATCGCAAGCGAGCGGATGTTGACCCGGAAAAGGGCAAAGGATGGCAGTTGCGGTACCTGGGCGTTTGGTTCAATTTTTGCCCTGAAAGGCGGCAACACCTGTGAGTTCTGGCGGTATGTTCCGGAAGGCGATTCGTGGGTGGAAATGGACACAATCCCTTCAGTGGGCTCTACCGGTTCTAAGAAGCGGGTGCGCGCTGGTGGTGACATTGCGTTTTCCGCTGCGGGAGTTCTGTATGCGCTTAAGGGGAACAAGACCCTGGAGTTGTGGCGGTTTGTTCCCGGGGAGGAGATTGTCAATCCCGCACCACCGCACCGGTCTGCCGTAATGGCGGAAGGAGGCAAGTTATCGTCGGCACCGGGTCTACAACTAATCAATTCGGTAGGTCGAGAGCAGGTCCAGGTGCGATACCAGCTGGGTGATGCTGCGCAGGGTAGTTTGGAACTAATGGACATTACGGGCCGGGTGTTTGCGACTCAGAAAATCGCGGGTCAGGAGGGCAGTATCGTGCTGGGTGGGCATGGGATGAAGTCGGGAGTGTACTTTGTCCGGCTTCAGACCGAGACCCGTACCCTTGTACAGAAGGTGGTTTTAGCCCCTTAG